Proteins encoded within one genomic window of Corynebacterium aurimucosum:
- the ileS gene encoding isoleucine--tRNA ligase produces the protein MSNNPANVGSVYPKVDMTAGSSRFPDMEQEVQKYWKGDDTFKASLEQTEGCPEYVFYDGPPFANGLPHYGHLLTGYVKDIVPRYRTMAGNHVPRVFGWDTHGLPAELEAEKQLGITDKAQIEEMGLEKFNEYCAKSVLEYTDEWEEYVNRQARWVDFENGYKTMDLNYMESVMWAFKELYDKGLIYQGFRVLPYSWAEHTSLSNQETRLDDSYKMRQDPTLTVTFPVAGAVEGSAAQKTLADNAELADASFLAWTTTPWTLPSNLALAVHPEVDYVLFKATEGNFAGRTFIMAEALTGTLAKELGEAEVLKTFKGAELEGFKYQPIFDFFPDVENAYQLLLADYVTTEDGTGVVHQAPAFGEDDMLTCQKYGVGLVIPVDEDGKFTSQVPPYEGQLVFDANKSIIKDLKEAGRVVRHVTIEHSYPHSWRSGEPLIYMALPAWFVKVTEFRDRMVELNHNEIEWLPEHIRDGQFGKWLEGARDWNISRTRYWGAPIPAWISDDPEYPRVDVYGSLDELERDFGVRPTSLHRPHIDELTRPNPDDPTGKSTMRRVPDVLDCWFESGSMPFAQKHYPFENKEWFESHSPSDFIVEYSGQTRGWFYVMHALSTALFDRPAYKKVVAHGIVLGNDGLKMSKSKGNYPNVNEVFDRDGSDAMRWFLMSSPILRGGNLIVTEQGIREGVRQAILPIWNAYTFLQLYASQDATFDVSSTNVLDRYILAKTHDLVKNTNDALANTDIATATEEVRLFADALTNWYVRRSRDRFWEGEETHPEAFNTLYTVLETVSRVVAPLLPHVAEVIYRGLTGERSVHLASYPKAEDYPADADLVAAMDATRAVASAASSVRKSNKLRNRLPLPKLTVAMPDSARLADFKDIIRDEVNVKDVELTADVDEVGTFEVVCNAKVAGPRLGKDVQRAIKNLKAGNYERDGEEVIVDGDIRLTPDEYTERLKAANPESTARVDGVDGLVVLDTNVTEELEAEGWAADVIRGLQDARKAEDFVVTDRITVVLSVPAEKEEWANRHREHIAAEVLAVDFAVTTEALAPSAGQNVHDVLKGVTATVAKA, from the coding sequence ATGAGTAATAACCCCGCGAACGTCGGCAGTGTTTATCCCAAAGTCGATATGACTGCTGGGTCTTCCCGTTTCCCCGATATGGAGCAGGAAGTCCAGAAGTACTGGAAAGGTGACGACACCTTTAAAGCCAGCCTCGAGCAAACCGAGGGCTGCCCCGAGTACGTCTTTTATGATGGCCCTCCCTTTGCCAACGGCCTGCCGCACTACGGTCACCTGCTGACCGGTTACGTCAAGGACATCGTCCCGCGCTACCGCACCATGGCCGGCAACCACGTCCCGCGCGTCTTCGGCTGGGACACCCACGGTCTGCCGGCAGAGCTGGAGGCAGAAAAACAGCTCGGCATCACCGATAAGGCCCAGATCGAGGAGATGGGCTTGGAGAAGTTCAACGAGTACTGCGCCAAGTCCGTCCTCGAGTACACCGATGAGTGGGAAGAGTACGTTAACCGCCAGGCCCGCTGGGTGGACTTCGAGAACGGTTACAAGACCATGGACTTGAACTACATGGAGTCCGTGATGTGGGCGTTTAAGGAGCTCTATGACAAGGGCCTGATCTACCAGGGCTTTAGGGTACTGCCGTACTCCTGGGCTGAGCACACCTCGCTGTCGAACCAGGAAACACGCCTGGATGATTCCTACAAAATGCGCCAGGACCCGACCCTGACGGTGACCTTCCCGGTAGCTGGCGCTGTGGAGGGAAGCGCAGCGCAGAAGACGTTGGCGGATAACGCCGAGCTTGCCGATGCCTCCTTCCTCGCCTGGACCACCACCCCCTGGACCCTGCCGTCCAACCTGGCGCTGGCGGTCCACCCGGAGGTCGACTACGTCTTGTTCAAGGCCACCGAGGGCAACTTTGCTGGCCGCACCTTCATCATGGCCGAAGCGCTCACCGGCACCCTGGCCAAGGAGCTGGGTGAGGCGGAAGTTCTCAAGACGTTCAAGGGCGCTGAGCTAGAGGGCTTCAAGTACCAGCCCATCTTCGATTTCTTCCCGGATGTCGAGAACGCCTACCAGCTGCTGCTCGCAGATTACGTCACCACCGAGGACGGTACCGGCGTGGTTCACCAGGCTCCGGCCTTCGGTGAGGACGATATGCTCACCTGCCAGAAGTACGGCGTGGGCCTGGTCATCCCGGTGGATGAGGACGGTAAGTTCACCTCGCAGGTGCCACCCTACGAGGGCCAGCTGGTCTTCGACGCTAACAAGTCCATCATCAAGGACCTGAAGGAAGCTGGCCGCGTGGTGCGCCACGTGACCATCGAGCACTCCTACCCGCACTCTTGGCGCTCCGGCGAGCCGCTCATCTACATGGCTCTGCCAGCATGGTTCGTCAAGGTGACCGAGTTCCGTGACCGCATGGTGGAGCTCAACCACAACGAGATCGAGTGGCTGCCGGAGCACATCCGCGACGGCCAGTTCGGCAAGTGGCTGGAGGGCGCTCGTGATTGGAACATCTCCCGTACCCGCTACTGGGGCGCTCCGATCCCGGCGTGGATCTCCGATGACCCGGAGTACCCGCGCGTGGATGTCTACGGCTCTCTGGATGAGTTGGAGCGTGACTTCGGCGTGCGTCCTACCAGCCTGCACCGCCCGCACATCGATGAGCTGACCCGCCCGAACCCGGATGATCCGACGGGCAAGTCCACGATGCGCCGCGTGCCGGATGTGTTGGATTGCTGGTTTGAGTCCGGTTCCATGCCGTTTGCGCAGAAGCACTACCCGTTTGAGAACAAGGAGTGGTTTGAGAGCCACTCGCCGTCGGACTTCATCGTGGAGTACTCCGGCCAGACCCGCGGCTGGTTCTACGTCATGCATGCGCTGTCCACCGCGCTCTTTGACCGCCCGGCCTACAAGAAGGTTGTGGCCCACGGCATCGTTCTGGGCAATGACGGCCTGAAGATGTCCAAGTCCAAGGGTAATTACCCGAACGTCAACGAGGTCTTTGACCGCGATGGTTCGGATGCCATGCGCTGGTTCCTCATGTCCTCGCCGATCTTGCGCGGTGGCAACCTCATCGTCACCGAGCAGGGCATCCGTGAGGGCGTGCGCCAGGCCATCCTGCCGATCTGGAATGCCTACACCTTCCTGCAGCTCTACGCTTCCCAGGACGCGACGTTCGATGTCAGCTCCACCAACGTTCTGGACCGCTACATCTTGGCCAAGACGCATGACTTGGTGAAGAACACGAATGATGCGCTGGCGAATACCGATATTGCTACGGCAACCGAGGAGGTTCGTCTCTTCGCGGATGCCTTGACCAACTGGTACGTGCGCCGCTCCCGCGACCGCTTCTGGGAGGGCGAGGAGACCCACCCGGAGGCCTTCAACACCCTGTACACGGTCCTGGAGACGGTCTCTCGCGTGGTGGCTCCGTTGCTGCCGCACGTGGCTGAGGTCATCTACCGCGGCCTGACCGGTGAGCGCTCTGTGCACTTGGCTTCCTACCCGAAGGCCGAGGACTACCCGGCTGACGCGGACCTGGTGGCCGCCATGGATGCCACCCGCGCGGTGGCTTCGGCGGCGTCGTCTGTGCGCAAGTCCAATAAGCTGCGCAACCGCCTGCCGCTGCCGAAGCTGACCGTGGCGATGCCGGATTCGGCTCGCTTGGCCGACTTTAAGGACATCATCCGCGATGAGGTCAACGTTAAGGACGTTGAGCTGACCGCTGACGTCGATGAGGTTGGCACCTTCGAGGTGGTCTGCAACGCCAAGGTGGCAGGCCCGCGCTTGGGCAAGGACGTACAGCGCGCCATCAAGAACCTGAAGGCGGGCAACTACGAGCGTGACGGCGAGGAGGTTATCGTTGACGGCGATATCCGCTTGACCCCGGATGAGTACACGGAACGTCTCAAGGCTGCGAACCCGGAGTCCACGGCGCGCGTGGACGGCGTGGATGGCTTGGTGGTATTGGATACCAACGTCACCGAAGAGCTGGAGGCTGAGGGCTGGGCGGCGGATGTCATCCGTGGCCTGCAGGATGCCCGCAAGGCCGAGGACTTCGTGGTCACCGACCGCATCACCGTGGTCCTGTCTGTCCCCGCGGAGAAGGAGGAATGGGCCAACCGGCACCGCGAGCATATCGCGGCGGAGGTGCTCGCTGTCGACTTCGCTGTGACGACCGAGGCTCTCGCGCCTAGTGCTGGCCAGAACGTCCATGATGTTCTTAAGGGCGTGACCGCCACGGTGGCTAAGGCCTAA
- a CDS encoding HNH endonuclease signature motif containing protein has protein sequence MNALQTFLNALGAGIDVVAECEGMSEADLIAAGSPDKTAAELVRLHTSFFGKTAMTRMQRDAVKAARQRRHSLPTLEIIDRYARKAKTQALGWKLRLELCRTSADTLAMETLAKKKLKEHSAPPTPKEGVTVYRRRNAPWTMAITGPSHLIAELSDAIDRERPLKSIREAIFKGAAPRRGLQTNILVPLEAMTKILDGDGEEITLHMTNGATMTGAEYINKVIADEIDKEGALATLFHPYHGPVNLYYEERSASIKQRIMAMAEFPVCAWDKCMKPADECQVHHLIAWKNGGYTNQENLVMLCPYHNGVNQDDPNAPPGRGRMARVGGKAKRTHGPPPPPTPLQAPPGLFGTPERND, from the coding sequence ATGAACGCGCTACAGACTTTCCTCAACGCACTCGGGGCCGGCATCGATGTCGTCGCCGAGTGCGAAGGCATGTCTGAAGCAGACCTCATCGCCGCCGGTTCCCCAGACAAAACCGCGGCGGAGTTGGTACGGCTGCATACGAGCTTCTTTGGCAAGACCGCCATGACGCGGATGCAACGCGACGCAGTGAAGGCAGCGCGCCAACGCAGGCATTCTTTGCCTACCTTGGAGATCATCGACCGCTATGCCCGCAAAGCCAAAACACAAGCGTTGGGTTGGAAACTACGCCTAGAACTCTGCCGGACGAGCGCCGATACCCTCGCGATGGAAACACTGGCGAAAAAGAAGCTCAAGGAACACTCGGCACCACCCACGCCGAAAGAGGGCGTGACTGTTTACCGCCGCCGCAATGCACCGTGGACGATGGCAATAACAGGTCCCTCGCACCTGATTGCAGAGCTTAGCGACGCCATCGACCGCGAACGCCCCCTCAAGTCCATCCGCGAGGCCATCTTCAAAGGTGCTGCCCCGCGCCGCGGCCTGCAGACTAATATCCTCGTACCACTGGAGGCCATGACAAAGATCCTCGACGGTGACGGCGAGGAAATCACCCTTCACATGACCAACGGTGCCACGATGACCGGCGCGGAATACATCAACAAGGTCATCGCCGATGAGATCGATAAAGAAGGCGCACTCGCGACCCTTTTCCACCCCTATCACGGGCCGGTCAACCTCTACTACGAGGAGCGCTCGGCCAGCATCAAGCAACGCATTATGGCTATGGCCGAGTTCCCAGTCTGCGCGTGGGATAAGTGCATGAAACCAGCCGATGAATGCCAGGTTCACCATCTCATCGCGTGGAAGAACGGCGGGTACACCAACCAAGAAAACTTGGTGATGCTCTGTCCCTATCACAACGGGGTGAACCAGGATGATCCGAATGCGCCGCCGGGTCGCGGCCGCATGGCTCGGGTCGGGGGTAAAGCGAAAAGGACACACGGCCCTCCCCCACCGCCCACGCCGTTGCAAGCGCCTCCCGGGCTATTCGGCACCCCGGAAAGAAACGACTAG